From a region of the Pseudocalidococcus azoricus BACA0444 genome:
- the arsB gene encoding ACR3 family arsenite efflux transporter, which translates to MSSFLEPQSPSAPLKLNLFEKYLSVWVILCMGLGIGLGRLAPNFAVQLERISLYQVSLPIAACLFFMMYPIMVKIDFSQAKQALNAPKPVLLTLVINWLIKPWTMLVIAQVFLGQLFRPWLMGTEVLRGQTISLADSYIAGAILLGISPCTAMVMLWGYLAYGNQGLTLVMVAVNSLVMLLLYAPLGQWLLQQNHLLVPWQTIVFSVLIYVGLPLVVGAFSRHWILRHKGRAWLEQVFFPYLTPVAITALLMTLILLFSFKGNLIVQAPLIILLIAIPLTLQTLLIFGLGYVGAWKLDLAYEDAAPAALIGASNHFEVAIATAITVFGLNSGAALATVVGVLIEVPLMLALVKFCQATAPWFRRELSKATLPDPRF; encoded by the coding sequence ATGTCGAGCTTCCTAGAGCCTCAATCCCCTTCAGCCCCCCTGAAACTCAATCTTTTTGAGAAATATCTGTCGGTTTGGGTGATCCTTTGCATGGGTCTGGGGATTGGCCTGGGGCGGCTGGCTCCCAACTTTGCGGTTCAACTGGAGCGCATTAGTCTTTATCAAGTTTCCCTGCCTATTGCCGCCTGTCTATTTTTCATGATGTACCCCATTATGGTGAAAATAGACTTTTCCCAGGCCAAGCAAGCCCTAAACGCCCCCAAGCCCGTCCTCCTTACCCTGGTCATCAACTGGCTGATTAAACCCTGGACCATGCTAGTCATTGCACAGGTTTTCCTGGGGCAACTGTTTCGGCCTTGGTTAATGGGTACAGAAGTTTTACGGGGGCAAACGATTTCTCTGGCTGATTCCTATATCGCAGGGGCAATTTTGCTGGGGATTTCACCTTGTACCGCCATGGTCATGCTCTGGGGCTATTTGGCCTATGGAAATCAGGGGTTAACCTTGGTGATGGTGGCAGTCAACTCTTTAGTCATGCTCCTGCTCTATGCCCCTTTGGGTCAATGGTTGCTCCAACAGAATCATTTGCTTGTCCCCTGGCAGACGATTGTGTTTTCGGTGCTGATCTATGTTGGACTTCCCCTAGTGGTTGGAGCGTTTTCACGGCACTGGATATTGCGGCACAAGGGCAGGGCCTGGCTAGAACAAGTATTTTTTCCCTATTTAACCCCCGTGGCAATCACCGCTCTTTTAATGACGTTAATTTTGCTGTTCTCATTTAAGGGCAACCTAATTGTCCAAGCCCCGCTGATTATTCTTTTGATCGCTATTCCCTTAACCCTGCAAACCTTGCTAATTTTTGGCCTGGGCTATGTGGGGGCCTGGAAGCTAGATCTCGCCTACGAGGATGCAGCCCCCGCTGCCTTAATTGGGGCCAGTAACCATTTTGAAGTCGCCATTGCAACCGCGATTACCGTTTTTGGCTTAAATTCTGGGGCTGCTCTGGCCACTGTTGTCGGGGTTTTAATTGAAGTGCCACTGATGCTTGCCTTAGTCAAATTTTGCCAGGCCACGGCCCCTTGGTTTCGCCGCGAACTGAGTAAAGCCACCTTACCCGACCCCCGATTTTAA
- the psbX gene encoding photosystem II reaction center protein PsbX — MTVLNALILNSAPLMTITPSLKGFFIGLIAGAVVLGAAAVGLFVLSQIDKVQRQS, encoded by the coding sequence ATGACTGTTTTGAATGCTCTAATCCTCAACTCTGCCCCCCTGATGACCATTACCCCTTCTTTGAAAGGTTTTTTTATTGGCTTAATTGCTGGTGCCGTAGTTTTGGGTGCTGCTGCTGTTGGTTTATTTGTCCTCAGTCAAATTGATAAGGTTCAACGTCAATCTTAA
- a CDS encoding mechanosensitive ion channel family protein, which translates to MTDLIISLQRWLVDPNIVKWVQLCIGILITLIIFKILVQVSSRQVQDLDLRYHIRKVIGFVSYGVIALLIIIIFNDNLAQLTVIFGVLGAGIAFALQEVIASFAGWIAISLGQFYKTGDRVQLGGIMGDVIDISPLRTTLMECGDWVKADLYNGRIVRIANSFVFKEPVFNYSGDFPFVWDEIIVPIRHGSDFRLARSILQEVVEEVTGSYILPAKEHWGHMTGRYLIENARIEPFVTLIATDNWLEFTVRYVADYKMRRTIKDQLFTRVLEELDATNRKVELASTTVELVALPTLRINRESKPDNSQPKT; encoded by the coding sequence ATGACAGACTTGATAATTTCTTTGCAACGCTGGCTCGTAGATCCGAATATTGTCAAGTGGGTGCAACTTTGTATTGGCATTTTGATTACCCTAATAATTTTTAAAATTCTAGTTCAGGTATCATCACGCCAAGTTCAAGACTTAGATTTACGCTACCACATTCGTAAGGTGATTGGCTTTGTTAGCTATGGAGTCATTGCCCTCTTAATCATAATCATTTTTAATGACAATTTGGCACAATTAACAGTCATTTTCGGGGTATTGGGTGCTGGAATTGCCTTTGCACTACAAGAAGTAATTGCTAGTTTTGCAGGATGGATTGCAATTTCTTTAGGGCAATTTTACAAGACAGGTGATCGTGTCCAATTAGGAGGCATTATGGGCGATGTGATTGATATTAGCCCTTTGAGAACAACCCTGATGGAATGTGGTGATTGGGTCAAAGCTGATCTCTATAATGGTCGTATTGTTAGAATTGCTAATAGTTTTGTCTTCAAAGAGCCTGTTTTTAACTACTCAGGAGATTTTCCGTTCGTTTGGGATGAAATCATTGTGCCAATTCGGCATGGTAGTGATTTTCGACTAGCCAGAAGTATTCTGCAAGAAGTGGTTGAAGAAGTTACGGGAAGCTATATTCTACCTGCGAAAGAGCACTGGGGGCACATGACTGGCAGATATCTGATTGAAAATGCTCGCATTGAACCGTTTGTGACTCTCATCGCCACCGATAATTGGCTAGAATTTACTGTGCGCTATGTAGCGGACTATAAAATGCGAAGAACGATCAAGGATCAGCTTTTTACACGGGTTTTAGAGGAGTTAGATGCTACCAATCGGAAGGTTGAACTGGCCTCGACAACTGTTGAACTTGTAGCCTTACCCACCTTGAGGATCAATCGAGAATCTAAGCCGGATAACAGTCAGCCAAAAACATGA